Proteins encoded in a region of the Nitrospira sp. genome:
- a CDS encoding PilZ domain-containing protein, with protein sequence MSGRKSYVPLDNRYAERVAVTCRVRYVGEVPTQPHQGEGLTKNISVSGCHVISDRPVTRGTLLTLTMALPDGLPQLLLKSAHVVWVSGCQFSVRFMDLNRDHRKRLQSFIWKSISHHTVSNQRTRFRLM encoded by the coding sequence ATGAGTGGCCGAAAATCTTACGTGCCTTTAGATAACCGTTATGCCGAACGTGTAGCCGTCACGTGTCGAGTACGTTATGTCGGTGAAGTTCCGACACAGCCTCATCAAGGCGAAGGACTCACAAAAAACATCTCCGTTTCTGGTTGCCACGTCATCAGCGACCGTCCGGTAACGCGTGGAACATTATTGACCCTTACCATGGCGCTCCCCGATGGATTACCCCAGCTTTTATTGAAATCGGCGCATGTGGTGTGGGTGTCAGGTTGTCAGTTTTCCGTCCGATTCATGGATCTGAACCGAGACCATCGGAAGCGGCTGCAATCGTTCATTTGGAAAAGCATCTCCCACCACACCGTGAGCAATCAGCGAACTCGATTTCGCCTCATGTAG
- a CDS encoding SCP2 sterol-binding domain-containing protein gives MKTTTVKEVLDSLPSKLDKDAAEDLDAVYQFDLRGNQGGQYHLLVHNGTCVVKDGTHTDPHVILSMTGEDCIGVLNGRLSGMTMAMSGRLQVTGDIGLAMQLKSLFPNAVEG, from the coding sequence ATGAAAACCACGACTGTCAAAGAAGTGCTCGACTCACTTCCATCAAAACTTGATAAAGATGCAGCTGAGGATCTTGATGCCGTCTACCAGTTCGACCTTCGGGGGAATCAAGGCGGCCAGTACCATCTGCTGGTGCACAATGGGACCTGCGTCGTGAAGGATGGAACCCATACTGATCCACATGTGATCTTATCGATGACTGGAGAAGACTGCATCGGGGTCCTAAATGGACGACTGAGCGGGATGACCATGGCGATGTCGGGGCGTTTGCAAGTCACTGGGGATATCGGGCTGGCTATGCAACTGAAATCCTTGTTCCCAAACGCTGTTGAGGGTTAA
- a CDS encoding efflux RND transporter permease subunit — protein MWLTLLALRNRIGILMLSLAMVVLGLTSLQRLPVDLFPKIQVPVAFVGVIYKGASPLDIEQSVVYPIEKAVSSASNVKHVESFSKQGLGAVQIWFNWGADINVGQMEVMQRITQILNSLPPGILQPFIVKFDVSNIPVSIVSVSSDGLDERALYDLAYNTIAPQIEQIANVAAATVEGGKIRQININLDPALLSARGLSILDVVKSVKASNLILPSGNIRAGNLDYNVFTNNQFRAVDPIQDVIVKVNQLGNPVRVRDIGTVTDSSDIQTNIVHADGARSVFLRVNKQPIANTVEVVDALRAALPKMFGIPGGVKLGISFDQSLYIRQSIHNLMEQALHGSLLAAAVILIFLRNLTSTVIISVAIPLSMLVTFIVLYFTGQTLNVFTLGGLALGIGRLVDDSIVELENIQRHLNTNSSRWNSILEAAREVAMPIFASTVTTVVVFLPMFFVVGIARLLLIPLTVTIAIALFTSFLVSRTVTPALCYKFLKPEHEAWRSMPSWLTKLMEWSCDRYESLDGSYEGSLRWVLGHHRIFIALVLLLFIGSLTLVPLIGTEFLPVSDESQFRIVLRAPVGQRVEKTEQQVSEVERVLRANIPSTELETIVSSTGILSQGRSSLFNPNTGPHTSSIQVYLASPDKRNRTQVEIMNDVRPKIVKLFPGVSMYFDPGGLVKRVTSFGSQKAVDVGIYGYDFQKARDVIARVKEIMEQTPGLADIEPSREENHPEVNVTVDREKAALLGISEADVANAVLFSLNGNGQTDPIIYTDSQSGNEYFISAWLAEEHRKNLRDLESILLTTKAGEPVLLKNLASLKLNAGPVKVDRKYFQRVVHITANPTTRTLGEIAEDLESAFATLQLPAGFSIKLAGQIQQQRETFQGLQFAIILALLLVYMVMAAQFKSLIDPFIIMFSVPMGFPGVILMLFLTNTTLSTTSMMGIIMMFGIVVSNGVLLVDYTNVLRRRGELLHRAVVTAARTRLRPILMTSLATVFGLLPMAIGLGTGGETNAPLARAVVGGLSVSTLLTLFLVPTTYAILEERFPRRLDLEMRDQQQAQASGGLARE, from the coding sequence ATGTGGCTGACCTTACTCGCCTTGCGCAATCGCATCGGCATTCTGATGCTCTCACTCGCGATGGTGGTATTGGGGCTGACATCTCTGCAGCGGTTGCCGGTTGATCTCTTTCCGAAAATCCAGGTTCCGGTCGCCTTCGTTGGTGTTATTTACAAAGGAGCATCTCCTCTCGACATCGAGCAGAGCGTCGTCTACCCGATTGAAAAAGCCGTCAGTTCCGCTTCCAATGTCAAACATGTCGAATCGTTCAGTAAACAGGGTCTCGGAGCCGTGCAAATCTGGTTCAACTGGGGGGCCGACATTAATGTCGGCCAGATGGAGGTGATGCAGCGCATCACCCAGATTTTGAATAGCCTCCCACCGGGCATTCTGCAGCCCTTTATCGTCAAGTTCGACGTCTCCAACATACCCGTTTCGATCGTTTCGGTATCCAGCGATGGGCTGGACGAGCGGGCGCTTTATGATCTCGCCTACAACACGATCGCCCCACAGATTGAGCAGATCGCCAATGTTGCCGCAGCAACCGTCGAGGGAGGCAAGATCCGCCAAATCAATATCAACCTAGATCCTGCGCTCCTCAGTGCCCGTGGGCTCTCCATTCTCGACGTCGTGAAATCCGTCAAAGCCTCCAATTTGATTCTGCCTTCCGGCAATATCAGAGCCGGCAACCTTGACTACAATGTATTTACGAACAACCAGTTTCGAGCGGTGGATCCGATTCAGGACGTCATCGTGAAGGTGAATCAGCTGGGCAATCCGGTTCGCGTGCGCGACATAGGGACCGTAACAGACTCATCCGATATCCAAACAAACATCGTTCATGCCGATGGTGCGAGATCCGTGTTTCTTCGTGTGAACAAGCAGCCGATCGCCAACACGGTTGAGGTTGTGGATGCCCTGCGCGCAGCCCTCCCCAAGATGTTCGGCATCCCTGGAGGAGTGAAACTTGGCATTTCGTTCGATCAGTCTCTCTATATCCGTCAATCCATCCACAATCTGATGGAACAGGCCCTCCACGGCTCGCTATTGGCCGCAGCCGTGATTCTGATCTTCTTGCGCAACCTCACGAGTACCGTGATCATTTCCGTGGCCATTCCGCTCTCCATGCTCGTGACGTTTATCGTTCTTTATTTTACCGGTCAAACCCTTAACGTCTTCACGCTTGGCGGGCTCGCACTCGGGATTGGGCGACTGGTTGATGACTCAATCGTGGAACTGGAGAACATCCAGCGCCATCTTAATACCAATTCCAGCCGGTGGAATAGTATCCTCGAGGCCGCCCGGGAAGTAGCGATGCCGATCTTTGCGTCGACCGTCACGACGGTGGTGGTCTTCCTCCCGATGTTCTTCGTCGTCGGTATCGCGCGTCTGTTGTTGATACCGTTGACCGTGACGATCGCGATTGCACTTTTCACTTCTTTCTTAGTCTCCCGTACAGTCACACCGGCGCTCTGCTACAAATTCCTCAAACCTGAGCACGAGGCCTGGCGGTCAATGCCGAGCTGGCTTACCAAACTGATGGAGTGGAGCTGCGACCGGTATGAATCTCTCGATGGAAGTTACGAAGGCTCTTTACGGTGGGTCCTGGGACATCACCGGATCTTTATCGCCTTGGTGCTGCTGCTCTTTATCGGCTCACTCACTTTGGTTCCCCTGATCGGAACGGAGTTCTTGCCGGTTTCCGATGAGAGTCAGTTTCGCATTGTCCTCCGGGCGCCGGTCGGCCAACGGGTCGAAAAGACCGAACAGCAGGTTTCAGAAGTCGAACGGGTGCTCCGAGCCAATATTCCCTCGACCGAATTGGAGACGATCGTCTCGAGTACGGGTATCCTGTCGCAAGGTCGTTCGTCGCTCTTCAACCCCAACACAGGACCCCATACATCTTCGATTCAAGTGTACTTGGCCTCGCCGGACAAACGGAACAGAACTCAAGTCGAGATCATGAACGATGTGCGCCCTAAGATCGTCAAACTGTTTCCCGGGGTCTCGATGTATTTCGATCCCGGCGGTCTCGTCAAACGCGTCACGAGCTTCGGCTCTCAAAAGGCCGTTGATGTGGGAATCTATGGCTATGACTTCCAAAAAGCGAGAGACGTCATTGCCCGTGTCAAGGAGATCATGGAGCAAACTCCTGGCCTGGCGGATATTGAACCGAGTCGGGAAGAAAACCATCCGGAGGTCAACGTCACAGTCGATCGAGAGAAGGCGGCACTGCTCGGCATCAGCGAAGCCGACGTGGCCAATGCTGTCCTGTTTTCTCTGAACGGAAACGGCCAAACCGACCCGATCATTTATACGGATTCGCAAAGCGGTAATGAATACTTCATCAGCGCCTGGCTTGCTGAGGAGCATCGAAAGAATCTGAGGGACTTAGAGAGTATTCTCCTCACCACCAAAGCCGGCGAGCCTGTGTTGCTGAAGAACCTGGCTTCGCTCAAGTTGAACGCAGGACCCGTGAAAGTCGATCGAAAGTATTTCCAGCGCGTGGTTCACATCACGGCTAATCCTACTACCCGGACACTTGGCGAGATTGCCGAAGATCTCGAGTCGGCGTTCGCTACACTCCAGTTGCCGGCAGGCTTCAGCATCAAGTTAGCTGGGCAAATTCAGCAGCAGCGCGAAACCTTCCAAGGATTGCAGTTTGCGATCATTTTGGCGCTCTTGTTGGTCTACATGGTCATGGCCGCACAATTTAAGTCGCTCATCGACCCCTTCATCATCATGTTTTCAGTGCCGATGGGATTCCCGGGTGTCATCTTAATGCTGTTCCTGACGAATACGACGCTGTCCACCACATCGATGATGGGCATCATCATGATGTTTGGGATTGTCGTCTCAAACGGTGTCCTGCTGGTCGATTACACCAACGTGCTGCGGCGCAGAGGGGAATTGCTTCACCGAGCAGTCGTGACCGCCGCACGGACTAGACTGCGTCCGATTCTCATGACCTCACTGGCCACGGTCTTCGGCCTTCTTCCCATGGCGATCGGCCTTGGAACAGGCGGAGAAACCAACGCGCCTCTGGCACGGGCGGTCGTCGGAGGGTTGAGCGTCTCTACACTCCTCACGTTATTTCTCGTTCCAACGACGTACGCGATTTTAGAAGAACGGTTCCCGAGAAGACTTGACTTGGAAATGCGAGATCAACAGCAAGCTCAGGCCAGTGGAGGCCTCGCTCGGGAGTAG
- a CDS encoding TetR/AcrR family transcriptional regulator, with protein sequence MNKARTSPRHRHQSSRTSGHGRQASLISAATSLFAANGFTGTTTKQIAKAAGVSEALLFKHFPTKHALYTAILAEKAQYSGLREAVEEATKKRDDERLFTLLASYRISKSVDPTLLRLLLFSALEGHELSNMFFQQQYRVFHDLLAGYIRRRIEDGAFRPVDPVLAAKAFFGVILHHRLLHDIFGLPMHLSHEASVVEYVSLFLGGLVR encoded by the coding sequence ATGAATAAAGCAAGGACATCTCCTCGTCATCGGCATCAATCGTCACGAACCTCAGGTCATGGGCGACAAGCCAGCCTGATCAGCGCTGCGACATCGTTGTTTGCGGCCAACGGTTTTACGGGAACGACTACTAAACAAATCGCCAAGGCTGCCGGTGTCAGTGAAGCACTGCTCTTCAAACACTTTCCGACCAAGCATGCACTGTACACAGCAATTCTTGCAGAAAAGGCTCAATACTCTGGGTTGCGAGAAGCCGTTGAAGAAGCAACCAAGAAGCGAGATGATGAACGGCTCTTCACGTTGCTTGCCAGCTATCGAATCAGCAAGAGCGTAGATCCGACGTTGCTTCGCCTACTCCTTTTCAGTGCCTTGGAAGGACATGAGCTGTCCAACATGTTCTTTCAGCAGCAATATCGAGTCTTTCACGATCTGCTCGCCGGCTACATTCGACGACGCATCGAGGATGGCGCTTTCCGTCCGGTCGATCCAGTGCTTGCCGCCAAAGCCTTCTTCGGTGTCATCCTCCACCACCGGCTACTGCACGATATCTTCGGGTTACCCATGCACCTATCCCATGAAGCATCGGTGGTCGAATATGTTTCTCTTTTTCTCGGCGGGCTTGTCCGGTAG
- a CDS encoding S-adenosylmethionine decarboxylase — MSTSASSESAILPSNAPAAAPHPVKDMVGSGKAWGLCTAVDLHDCNPDLIRDANHIKRYVVELCELIGMKRYGKCQVVNFGEGRVAGYSMVQLISTSLISGHFANETNHAYLDIFSCKGYDPTVVESFSKEFFGARRSVATATLRY, encoded by the coding sequence ATGAGTACCTCGGCCAGTTCCGAGTCCGCGATCTTACCATCCAACGCCCCTGCGGCTGCTCCTCATCCTGTCAAAGACATGGTGGGAAGCGGCAAGGCATGGGGGCTCTGCACCGCTGTTGATCTCCACGATTGCAATCCCGATCTTATACGTGATGCGAATCATATCAAGCGCTATGTGGTTGAGCTCTGTGAGCTCATCGGCATGAAGCGCTACGGTAAATGCCAAGTCGTCAATTTCGGCGAAGGCCGTGTCGCCGGTTACTCCATGGTGCAACTGATCTCAACCTCATTGATCAGCGGCCATTTTGCCAATGAAACCAATCACGCCTACCTCGACATTTTCAGCTGCAAGGGCTATGATCCCACCGTCGTTGAGTCGTTTTCAAAGGAGTTTTTCGGCGCTCGGCGTAGTGTTGCGACCGCCACACTCCGGTACTGA
- a CDS encoding efflux RND transporter periplasmic adaptor subunit yields MSRLVRHPFLALGIGIFFVITLLVVFRLSTGAKADTKKARLITVGVVSPLRQDLDIRLAYTADISPNQVVNIFSRVDGYIAKLHVDKGDFVRTNQLLLEIDHTDYQHAVNQAKANLSSAKAKVSQQDAVVRNAKLTFDRMQILIKDQFVSQQDLDDAQVNLDAARAAHEALQAQLNQMEVALAQAETSLAYSYIRAPFPGYIAERNLDTGAYVTSATASTSTMSRGIMSLHDINTVRVLIEVVERDIPLVKIGQKAELRAEAYPDQVFEGTVTRIVQALNRSTRTMTVEIDLPNRDRRLKGGMFARVEVMVATHHQALQIPIDAVSRLEDTQYVYVVREGKAQRVSVELGAHNNNRVEILKGLSGDEQVVVSGKDLVHDGTPVQTQPPTKS; encoded by the coding sequence ATGAGTCGACTCGTCCGACATCCATTTCTAGCCCTTGGAATCGGCATCTTTTTTGTCATCACCCTTCTTGTCGTCTTTCGCCTGAGCACGGGTGCCAAGGCCGATACGAAGAAGGCACGGCTCATTACGGTAGGCGTTGTGTCCCCGCTACGACAGGATCTCGATATTCGTCTAGCCTACACAGCGGACATATCACCCAATCAAGTCGTGAATATATTCTCACGGGTCGACGGATACATCGCGAAACTGCATGTCGATAAAGGTGATTTTGTTAGAACGAACCAGTTACTCCTTGAAATCGATCATACCGATTATCAACATGCCGTCAATCAAGCAAAAGCCAACCTTTCATCCGCCAAGGCGAAGGTCTCACAACAGGATGCGGTGGTTCGCAATGCCAAGCTTACGTTCGATCGCATGCAGATCCTCATCAAAGACCAATTTGTCTCACAGCAAGATCTGGATGATGCGCAGGTTAACTTGGACGCTGCCAGAGCAGCACACGAAGCCCTACAAGCACAGCTCAACCAAATGGAGGTGGCCCTGGCCCAGGCGGAGACTAGCTTAGCCTACTCTTACATCCGAGCCCCGTTTCCCGGCTATATCGCAGAACGAAATTTAGACACCGGGGCTTACGTAACCAGTGCAACTGCAAGCACCTCGACAATGTCGCGAGGCATCATGAGCCTGCACGACATCAATACGGTCCGTGTGCTGATCGAAGTCGTCGAGCGCGACATTCCACTAGTGAAGATTGGCCAAAAGGCTGAGCTCCGTGCCGAAGCGTATCCGGACCAGGTGTTCGAAGGAACCGTTACGCGTATCGTCCAGGCCTTGAATCGCTCGACACGTACTATGACAGTGGAAATCGACTTACCTAATAGAGACCGCCGATTAAAAGGCGGAATGTTTGCCCGAGTCGAGGTCATGGTGGCAACCCATCACCAAGCGTTACAGATTCCCATTGATGCCGTCAGTCGACTAGAAGATACGCAATATGTCTATGTCGTCCGAGAGGGGAAAGCCCAGCGGGTGAGTGTTGAGCTCGGTGCCCATAACAACAATCGGGTCGAAATTCTCAAGGGCTTAAGCGGGGATGAACAGGTCGTCGTCTCGGGAAAAGATTTGGTGCACGATGGGACGCCCGTACAAACCCAACCGCCTACGAAGTCATGA
- a CDS encoding isocitrate lyase/phosphoenolpyruvate mutase family protein has translation MTNAARLRAALSRPGALKIVGAHDALSARLIERAGFDGVWASGFAISASLKCIPDASFITSSEQLDVERNIVEAVNIPVIADCDTGYGNALNVMRTVTDRERAGVAAICIEDNVYPKRCSFYAGVRRELIPIEEHCGKIRAAKAAQLFPEFMIIARTEALIAGWGQEEALKRAEAYADAGADAVLIHSKSKKFDELKAVYKLWSGRAPLVVVPTIFDQTTAAQMEEAGAKIIIYANQPVRAAIRAITDTLDLIKKDTRPGAANDRIVTLPEVYDIVGVPQMEQDEKQFLPVGSERITAIIAAAGFEKQLLPLIEDKPKCLLDIKGKTILDRQINALNECDIKEIALVRGYKKEAISLPNIRYYDNDRYEETGELASLFCAENELRGRTIVLYGDIIFDTAILEKLLKSPADIALVVDLAWFDQEQRNAQPTHLNPDLVSLAAPPGKSYLSRFVMPEGEHQVVKIGQQLPRELAHGEFIGMAMFSEKGTQALRECYHRAQKQHQSSPFHESANLAKASFTDMLQELIDQDYRIQAVPIFKGWMEVDSFEEYQKAWAKIRQ, from the coding sequence ATGACCAACGCCGCAAGACTTCGGGCTGCCTTGAGCAGGCCGGGTGCCCTGAAGATAGTCGGGGCCCACGATGCACTCAGCGCCCGTCTCATCGAACGTGCCGGTTTCGACGGTGTTTGGGCAAGTGGGTTCGCCATTTCGGCCTCTCTAAAGTGCATCCCCGACGCCAGTTTTATCACCTCCAGCGAGCAGCTCGATGTCGAACGGAATATCGTTGAGGCCGTGAATATCCCTGTGATCGCTGATTGCGACACCGGGTATGGGAACGCCCTGAATGTCATGAGGACCGTCACCGACCGTGAGCGGGCCGGTGTGGCTGCTATTTGTATTGAAGACAACGTCTACCCCAAACGCTGTAGTTTCTACGCGGGGGTTCGACGTGAATTGATCCCTATCGAAGAGCACTGCGGCAAGATTCGAGCGGCGAAAGCCGCTCAGCTTTTCCCGGAGTTCATGATCATTGCCAGAACCGAGGCCCTCATCGCTGGGTGGGGACAGGAAGAAGCACTGAAACGGGCTGAGGCTTATGCAGACGCAGGTGCCGACGCAGTCCTTATCCATTCGAAATCGAAAAAGTTCGACGAACTGAAGGCTGTATACAAATTGTGGTCCGGGCGCGCCCCGCTGGTCGTGGTCCCGACGATTTTTGACCAGACCACCGCGGCCCAAATGGAGGAAGCCGGAGCAAAGATCATCATTTATGCCAACCAACCAGTCCGGGCGGCCATTCGTGCGATCACAGACACGCTGGATCTCATTAAGAAGGACACGCGCCCCGGAGCGGCGAACGACCGAATCGTCACGCTACCTGAAGTGTACGACATTGTCGGTGTCCCACAAATGGAGCAAGACGAGAAACAGTTCCTGCCGGTGGGGAGCGAACGAATCACCGCGATTATCGCCGCCGCTGGGTTCGAAAAACAGCTCCTGCCGTTGATCGAGGACAAGCCAAAGTGTCTGCTTGACATTAAAGGGAAAACGATCCTCGATCGTCAGATCAACGCACTCAACGAATGCGACATCAAAGAAATCGCTTTAGTTCGCGGGTATAAGAAAGAAGCGATCTCGCTACCCAATATTCGCTACTACGACAATGATCGTTATGAGGAAACCGGTGAGCTAGCTTCGCTTTTCTGTGCTGAAAATGAGTTAAGAGGGCGAACCATTGTCCTGTACGGCGATATCATCTTTGATACCGCGATCCTTGAAAAGTTGCTCAAGAGTCCCGCCGACATTGCTTTGGTGGTCGACCTGGCCTGGTTTGATCAGGAACAGCGCAATGCTCAGCCGACCCATCTTAACCCGGATCTTGTCTCACTGGCCGCCCCACCCGGCAAAAGCTATTTATCCAGATTTGTGATGCCGGAAGGTGAACACCAGGTAGTTAAGATTGGCCAGCAGCTTCCACGCGAACTGGCGCATGGTGAATTTATCGGCATGGCCATGTTCTCAGAGAAGGGCACTCAAGCCCTTCGCGAGTGCTACCACAGGGCCCAGAAGCAGCATCAATCATCCCCGTTCCACGAGTCAGCAAACCTTGCCAAGGCATCTTTCACCGATATGCTGCAAGAACTGATTGACCAGGACTATCGCATCCAAGCCGTACCGATTTTTAAGGGATGGATGGAAGTCGATTCCTTCGAAGAGTACCAAAAAGCCTGGGCAAAGATTCGCCAGTAA
- a CDS encoding PilZ domain-containing protein, producing the protein MGQMKHLRRSETPCSSHSIERRRMRRSCVSFGLMYSGLNGDDVLIGDGSAVDLSEGGLGIRGNCPVKIGMELTLFLYVLDEEEPLFVSEATVAWTAGSLFGVEVKEVSLHDADRMLSFLRAHSVGQA; encoded by the coding sequence ATGGGGCAGATGAAGCACTTAAGACGATCAGAAACGCCTTGCTCATCTCATTCGATTGAGCGCCGCAGAATGAGAAGGAGCTGTGTCTCTTTTGGCCTTATGTACTCAGGCCTTAATGGGGACGATGTTCTCATTGGAGACGGTAGTGCTGTTGACCTATCCGAAGGTGGGTTGGGCATTCGTGGAAATTGTCCCGTCAAAATTGGTATGGAGTTGACCTTGTTTTTATATGTCCTGGACGAGGAGGAACCCCTGTTTGTTTCGGAAGCGACGGTCGCCTGGACGGCGGGATCTCTGTTTGGTGTGGAAGTGAAGGAAGTGAGCCTCCATGATGCCGATCGGATGCTGTCGTTTCTCCGCGCTCATTCGGTTGGTCAAGCCTAG